One stretch of Candidatus Nanoarchaeia archaeon DNA includes these proteins:
- a CDS encoding PINc/VapC family ATPase, protein MLTIERIVPDSSVLLEGLVSASLEQGGIKAEKILIHNALVAFLHKSAQENKAKGFVGMDELDRLRKASSRLNFQIEFTGRMPTQLELEHLTLEKVDSLILDLCYDEGVTLFTHNSLQKQIADVRGIPVHFKKFEKTPKPIQLESYFDSTTMSVHLREGVLPSAKQGLPGDWKFSTIGSTLLSREKLQELAREIIENAGVRNDAFIEIERPGSTIVQLGPYRIVITKPPLSDAWEITAVRPITKLSMEDYHLSERLRQRIESQAEGVLIAGAPGMGKSTFAQALAEFYASKLKIVKTIEAPRDLILADTITQYAISHADAQEIHDILLLSRPDYTIFDEMRNTQDFHLFTDLRLAGIGLVGVVHASKPIDAIQRFVGRIELGVIPQVIDTVIFIKNGKPSKVLSIMMTVKVPEGMTEEDLARPIVVVTDFETKKAEYELYSYGEETVVIPVKGATQSPSQKLAQRAIEDEFSLLVKHVRAEMLSDGRVAVYVPERDIARIIGKQGESIEKMEKKLGISIDVRSLTEFKGEAPSLGNSLSFEPRLSKQAVQLILGPEYQDRDVSIYHQRDFVMQAKVGKSGMININRKSKIGKLLADAIVMGEKIEVMG, encoded by the coding sequence ATGCTCACGATAGAACGGATTGTGCCAGACAGCTCAGTCCTGCTGGAAGGACTGGTCTCTGCCAGCCTTGAGCAAGGCGGCATCAAGGCAGAGAAGATTCTTATCCACAACGCATTAGTCGCTTTTCTTCACAAGAGCGCTCAGGAGAACAAGGCGAAGGGATTTGTGGGAATGGATGAGCTTGACCGGCTGCGAAAAGCATCGTCACGCCTGAATTTCCAGATTGAATTTACTGGCCGCATGCCGACGCAGCTTGAATTAGAGCACTTAACACTTGAAAAAGTGGACTCGCTTATCCTTGACCTCTGCTATGATGAGGGGGTCACTCTCTTCACCCACAATAGCCTGCAAAAGCAAATTGCAGATGTGCGTGGCATCCCTGTCCATTTCAAGAAGTTTGAGAAGACACCTAAGCCCATCCAACTCGAGTCGTATTTTGACAGCACGACCATGTCGGTGCACCTGAGGGAAGGCGTTCTCCCTTCTGCAAAGCAAGGGCTTCCCGGAGACTGGAAATTCTCCACTATTGGCTCTACCCTTCTCTCGCGGGAAAAGCTCCAGGAACTTGCCCGGGAGATTATAGAAAACGCTGGCGTGCGGAACGATGCGTTTATCGAGATTGAGCGGCCAGGATCAACCATTGTCCAGCTTGGTCCGTATCGGATTGTTATAACAAAGCCACCCTTGTCTGATGCATGGGAGATCACTGCTGTGCGGCCAATCACCAAGCTCAGCATGGAAGATTACCATCTCTCTGAGCGGCTCAGGCAGCGGATAGAGTCCCAGGCCGAGGGTGTCCTCATCGCCGGGGCTCCGGGGATGGGAAAGTCAACCTTTGCCCAGGCGCTGGCAGAATTCTACGCAAGCAAGCTCAAGATTGTCAAGACCATCGAAGCTCCCAGGGATCTTATCCTTGCCGATACTATCACACAATATGCAATCTCGCATGCTGATGCGCAGGAGATCCATGATATCCTGCTCCTGTCCAGGCCGGACTATACGATTTTCGATGAGATGAGAAACACCCAGGACTTCCACCTCTTCACTGACCTCAGGCTTGCAGGCATCGGCCTTGTCGGCGTTGTCCATGCCTCAAAGCCTATTGATGCAATCCAGCGCTTTGTCGGGAGGATTGAGCTTGGAGTCATTCCCCAGGTTATTGATACTGTCATCTTCATCAAGAACGGAAAGCCATCAAAGGTGCTTTCCATAATGATGACTGTGAAAGTGCCAGAGGGAATGACCGAGGAGGATCTGGCGAGGCCGATTGTTGTTGTGACTGATTTCGAGACGAAGAAAGCTGAGTACGAGCTGTATTCGTACGGTGAGGAGACCGTTGTCATACCTGTGAAGGGAGCCACACAATCGCCTTCCCAGAAGCTTGCGCAGCGTGCCATTGAAGATGAGTTTTCCCTGCTTGTCAAGCATGTGCGCGCAGAGATGCTTTCGGATGGAAGGGTTGCAGTCTATGTTCCGGAGAGGGATATCGCCCGGATTATCGGAAAGCAGGGAGAGAGCATCGAGAAAATGGAGAAAAAGCTGGGCATCAGCATTGATGTGCGCAGCCTTACAGAGTTCAAAGGCGAGGCCCCGAGCCTTGGAAATTCCCTGTCCTTTGAGCCCCGGCTCTCAAAACAAGCTGTCCAGCTCATTCTTGGGCCTGAATACCAGGATCGGGATGTGTCTATCTACCACCAGCGGGATTTTGTGATGCAGGCAAAAGTCGGGAAATCCGG
- a CDS encoding PH domain-containing protein, whose protein sequence is MSRIYKPQALLSLAPGIIIALLIGLTTGFTEDFLFILFFVAAFSMNSLRLFFEHYDLRDDGLFIQSGIFAKSRALFLYDKIQDTHRTQSFLERLLGLTSIEVKTISQQPGRLSALSINDANEVITVLQHAKTEQKKGQTYRVHALFQCGALILAWSAGLPFVLNNGVLSLLYLFFFIGFVSKLLLFKIAFSFYVLPNNLELDYSLFSKARVHIPYHKIQDIHIRRSIWRRLTGLADLIIETGDLRLGVVGKERKDVILNAIPYLSAADAKLLRSTLIRNMGLSESHFKDLAEVNISVWRPMKTGLGATARLLVGLTSLFVIGVILVRIFAIGIGVPVLLVFLLSFLVLPPFAFLIHAARDFFFIQSMSYASTQDLFIFKRGIFTTVESATPYRKIQNVFVDEDIYDKLFGLWDVHFSTIGKSSQELLHLDGLKKDDADRLTSFLLEKIRHHNP, encoded by the coding sequence CAGCATTTTCAATGAATTCCCTACGGCTTTTCTTCGAGCATTATGATCTGAGGGATGATGGGCTGTTCATTCAATCCGGAATCTTCGCCAAGTCAAGAGCTCTTTTTCTGTACGACAAGATCCAGGACACTCATCGCACCCAGTCTTTTCTGGAGCGCCTTCTTGGGCTTACCTCCATTGAGGTCAAGACCATTTCCCAGCAGCCTGGCAGGCTTTCAGCCCTTTCCATCAACGACGCCAATGAGGTGATAACAGTCCTGCAACACGCAAAAACCGAGCAGAAAAAAGGGCAGACGTATAGAGTCCACGCACTCTTCCAGTGTGGTGCGCTGATCCTCGCATGGTCTGCCGGGCTGCCTTTCGTTCTCAACAATGGCGTTCTTTCCCTCCTCTATCTTTTCTTTTTTATAGGATTCGTCTCTAAACTCCTGCTGTTCAAGATCGCCTTCTCTTTTTATGTCCTGCCAAACAACCTTGAGCTGGACTACTCTCTCTTTTCAAAGGCTCGTGTGCATATTCCGTATCACAAGATCCAGGATATCCACATCAGGAGGAGCATCTGGAGGCGGCTGACTGGGCTTGCAGACCTCATCATCGAAACAGGCGACCTCAGGCTGGGGGTTGTCGGCAAAGAGCGGAAGGACGTAATCCTGAACGCCATCCCCTACCTTTCTGCTGCTGATGCAAAACTCCTGCGAAGCACACTCATCAGGAATATGGGGCTGTCTGAATCTCATTTCAAGGATCTGGCTGAAGTAAATATTTCAGTATGGCGGCCAATGAAGACCGGATTGGGGGCAACGGCAAGGCTGCTTGTCGGCCTTACCTCCCTTTTTGTCATCGGAGTAATCCTTGTCAGGATCTTCGCCATCGGAATCGGCGTTCCTGTGCTTCTTGTTTTTCTTCTCAGCTTTCTTGTGCTCCCTCCTTTTGCCTTTCTCATCCACGCAGCAAGGGATTTCTTTTTCATCCAAAGCATGTCCTATGCCTCAACGCAGGATCTTTTCATCTTTAAGAGGGGGATCTTCACCACTGTAGAATCTGCGACCCCCTATCGCAAAATCCAGAACGTATTTGTTGATGAGGATATCTATGACAAGCTGTTTGGCCTCTGGGATGTCCATTTCTCTACAATCGGCAAATCTTCGCAGGAACTCCTGCATCTTGATGGGTTGAAGAAGGATGATGCGGACAGGCTCACAAGCTTTCTGCTGGAAAAGATACGCCACCATAACCCTTAA